A window of the Schistocerca nitens isolate TAMUIC-IGC-003100 chromosome 5, iqSchNite1.1, whole genome shotgun sequence genome harbors these coding sequences:
- the LOC126260739 gene encoding trichohyalin-like, translating to MLYEQEQQREQKEREKERMSEQREKQRHEKLAQMLREQEQRNEAKLDRIQSELAEMRDACKEIPDLVQSLAGEMQKLQISRARLEDNVQTLTNRVDNVEIDARKSIDAYLEVQAQKVEKELNEWLEVKDREISAKIESDVKTAEEQATAAASILLLSFFVKIVVANENSKAAKYLADFGYLDIPSTESNQVNVQQKYSS from the exons atgctctatgagcaagagcaacaaagagaacagaaagaaagggaaaaagaaagaatgtcagaacagagggaaaaacaaagacacgaaaaactggctcagatgctacgtgagcaagagcagcgcaatgaagcgaaactagataggatccaaagcgaacttgccgagatgcgggacgcttgcaaagaaatccccgatcttgtgcaaagcttagctgGCGAGATGCAGAAATTACAGATATCGCgggctaggcttgaagacaatgtccagactttaaccaaccgtgtggataatgtggagatagatgcacggaaaagtattgacgcatatttggaagtgcaagctcaaaaagtagaaaaagaattaaatgaatggctagaagtaaaggatcgcgagatatctgcaaagattgaaagcgacgtaaaaacagctgaagaacaagcgactgcggccgcgagt ATACTTCTGCTATCGTTCTTTGTTAAAATCGTAGTAGCAAATGAAAATAGCAAAGCAGCTAAATATTTAGCTGATTTTGGATACCTAGATATTCCATCAACAGAAAGTAATCAAGTTAATGTACAGCAGAAATACTCAAGTTAG